The genomic stretch tgggaaaagaaaacaaatactatAATGACCATTTACATACCTGTATCAAAGTATAACAGACACCATCTGTGCCTGTCAATCATTGCATACTGTTACAATTTACTTTCATATAACGGGAAATACATTCAAAACTCTCATGGATCCTTAAAGGTAAATAGATACAACAACACACAATCATAAATTTGTTACTCACAACACTGGTAAAATAGAGTAAAAAGTTTTACTCAAGTATGCATTGTCATATAACGAAACTCATCAGCATCCAGCACGTGTAGTAGTGGCAATTACACAAAATCATGTTTCAATAAACATACTCTTACAACGTTTATACTTGGGAGTACTAATCTCTTAATAAAgaaaagttaacaaaaaaaaaactttgtgcagAAAATCCATAAACAGTAAGCAATGAACCATATTTGAACACTTTTTCAAGaagatgtaaaaaacaatccTCTCATCGCAATGATATCTCGCGAAAGAGAGAAGGCTCCCAGAAATTACATCAGCTCTACCCTCACATTTACACATAACTTATGTGAACAGTGATTCCTGAACATTTTATATAGATTAACAATTTCATACAAAGAGAAAAGCAAAACCAATaacaaagaaatacaaattataaatgtatatagaaATATCAAATTAACACAACAGTATTGTGCTTGTGATCACATGACCATTCATCATGGTTTTCCCTTGTATAAATTTCATAATAAAAGCCTCTGGCATTAGTGtcattagttaataataataatttcaataaacTAGTGCATTCGCCCTCCCTAAAATAGTGTAACAATATTATACTTGCCACACAAGTACACCCAGGATTTTCTGAAAAATTGCTTCTCAAAGATGGATCAATACCAGCTCTTCGTGGTCCACCTTCATATCCATAACACAAGTATCGCACTTTATAAAGTATGTTTGCAAAAGCCTTTCTGAATATGCTTATGTGGCTAAAGTTGTCATTGTCTCTTACTGTATTCACAGAGACAAGAGCTTTAGATTTTTAACCACAAAATGCTCACTgcctataaaattattattattacttcttcAAAATAATTAAGCCACATAAACTATACAGCATGCTAACAAGCACATTCACAAAATATAACATGCTATACTTGCATGTTCTGGACACGAAGTTTGACAAACTGATCCATCTTTGACAATTCTACTCACTTTGCGGGGGGCAGGTGTAAGGGTTTTACTGTggtgtaacactaatgagctgatggtatttcagcaatctgttccatattaatgaatcctgactctaacacattctgcactcaaagaccagaacgtgagtaaacaaggaccttcgttttacAACATCTTCCAACATAATTCACCACTTGGGGCGCCGCGATGTCGGCAACATCCTGCCGTGGGTGACAGTTATTACACCTATTGAGACTGTCCAGGGATACCcgtgagcagcctcaaaggagaaacgaaacacattccacaacacacacacataagcacacacacacaaacaaacttttctttatgCTCTTTATGTAAGGCCTAAATAATATGCATCTTGAATATGTTTGTGTTGCATAAAATtattaatccttgttatgcgaggattataagtTGCTGACTTGCGAATGGGAAATGCTTCTCCtaatttaatgttctcaaataagaGTCATTATTCTGTAACCCTACACCTGACCAGGTTGTAAAACTTTATGACCTAacaaacaggacaggaaagctaACTCTTAGAAAAGAGAATAGTACCCTTTTATTTTctcaatgtattctaaatgtattgaGGATTGCCTTTTTGTGCAGTAGATGTTTCCCCATATAAACTGgagtatctgcagttttatcatgtgttaatcaaactttaaatgtgtgtaattctgcatttgaatgtaaccatgttttgatcatttatataggTTATTTTTGGTGTCtgtttaatcgtcatgctttgaccgACTCACTTACATAAAGGGAATTAAggcaaaatgtattaatctggaacttgctagaatatcactgctgaaatctgataagTCAGAACTTTTTAGAGTGGGTGtttccccagagacaaaggaactttttcccgcttcagatcgcggacgttcattggttgttcacgcgaacagaggcgtgaacccgTCGAGCTATAAAGGACTGACCCAGGAAGTTCCACCCCCTCTTAGCTTTCTCTTGCCCTTCTTCCCCGGTGCTCGTCCTTCTTCGCGGCCTCGGTCCGCTCTCCTATCGCCGCTGATCTCAGCACGGGGGCTGAGAACAGCCTGTTCTCATGGCACCTTTGGGAGCTTTCATCtcgttgttttgtttcttttctttactaagtttattcacctattcgcctctccacacgaggaagacgaattctgaaacattgctttgttggacctttcaaatacAGCACGATTCCGCAGCAACCCCCGGAAAGAACAAAGGATGCAGCTCACACGCGTGCCAGTCTGGCAAATCACAGAGACACGTGCAAGTAtcattttctatggagatttaaatgctgcttaaaatttgtctatgatttgattcgttgttgtctttcaagggttactgtctgtgagtttgcaaTAACTGAGCTtattctctctcattcattctctctctctctcattcattccctctctctctctcccttatttggattcaattatgtcttgtacaaagtttactgtctgtattgtcgtacgcatatttactcgtttaatgtattattagttcaattattaaaaacccatatatattcatgattgcctctaaaccgctcacattacgagtcaatgaaatgtctgatctttagctacaagctttacttTTAGTAACTAAAttcatcataatgataggataatgttttcatggccagagaatatttttccttgaattataagaagtgataactttattgaaaatttataagttaatcttacggccgtttgctggacaaaccactgtttaatttgcagtaatttacagtaagagatatcactataactgatatgaagaatggaatattgacatattaatgagtaattgatatatgcaattgagctatttttcatcttcaataattttatatatgagatatatatattaaccatattcctgaataattattctaattccctatatatcatttgaattaattattatgtacaacccagtgcggctacagtggcgtgaattctcatgtggacttcTAAGGTTTCCATGTTGAGTGAAACActctaaatgccttttatttcaaAGATACTACAAAAAATTGTGCACGCACAGCTTAATGACTTTTTAGCTAGGAATAACATCTGCCATAGATTCCATTCAGGTTTTAGAGTTGGTTATAGTACAGAATCTGCTCTTTTGAGGGTGTCTAATGATTTCCTACGAGGTGTTGATTCTGGAAACCGCATTGTCTTGCTGTTGTTAGATCTTACAGCAGCATTTGATACAGTTGATCATAACATTCTCACTGATCGTGTTAGGGATCAGGTTGGTATTCAGGGCTTAGTCCTGAAATGGTTCTCTTCCTTTTTGAAGGATAGGACTCTTTCAGTCAGTTTAGGGGATTATTTTTCTTCCATTGCCCCCCTTGTGTGTGGGGTTCCACAGGGCTCAATACTGGGACCaattttattttccctttatatGCTCCCTCTAGGTtctatttttgaaatatttggGATTCAATATCATCTTTATGCAGatgattttcaaatttatgtACCACTAAAACATGGGCATAAAAGTGCCATTCAGTCTCTTCATGCATGTTTGGCAGAAGTTAAGTGCTGGCTTGCAAATAACTTTCTACAATTAAACGAGGATAAGACTGAGCtcattttatttggaaataaTGGGTGTGTGGATGATGACTGCTTGGGGTTGTTTCCAGGGAAAAAACTGTCTAGTGTGAGGAACCTTGGATTCATTTTTGACTCTGAGCTTAAATCTTAGCAGCAAATTAATGCTGTTGTTAAGAATAGTTTCTTCCATCTTAGATTAATATCTAAATTGAAATCTATTCTTACTTTTAATGATATGGAGAAAGTTGTTCACGCCTTTGTGTCTTcatgtttggattattgtaatgtattgtaTCTCGGTTTGATTCAGGCTTCTCTCTCTCGTTTGCAGCTCGTTCAGAACTCAGCTGCCAGACTTTTAACGGGTAGTTgttgaaagtgctttataaataaagttgagtTGAGCTGAGTTGAGTAAATGCTGTTGCCAGGTGTAAGGCTTCTattctgtgtgaattaatgtgtGCCAGTTTaagtttcatttttgagtgaaactaCATCTACACTTTGTTGGCATGAGTAAGACTTTTCTCTATGTCCAAGTTCCTTTATGactgaaactttttccacactgctGGCAAGTGAAGGGTCTCTCTCCAGTGTGTATTCTCATGTGGACTTTAAGGTTTGCATGCGGAGCAAAACTTTTTCCACAGTGTGAGCAGGTGTAGGGCTTTTCCCTAGGCCTGTCGAGACTTCCTTTATAAGCGAAACTTTTTCCACAGTGTTGGCAACTGAAAGGGGTCTCCCCaatgtgaattctcatgtggtggCTAAGGGTTCCTTGATGACGGtaactttttccacactgttggcatgtgtaaggcttctctccagtgtgaattctcaagTGGTGGCTAAGGTTTCCTTGATGAcagaaactttttccacactgttggcaggtgtaaggcttttctccagtgtgaactttTATATGCCTGTCAAGACATCCTTTATAAGTGAAACTTTTTCCACAGTGTTGGCAACTGAAAGGAGTCTCCCCAATGTGAATTTTCATGTGGTGGTTAAGGCTTCCTTGATGAcagaaactttttccacactgttggcaggtgtaaggcttctctcctgtGTGAATTCTCAAGTGGTGGCTAAGGTTTCCTTGATGAcagaaactttttccacactgtgggcaggtgtaaggcttctctcctgtGTGAATTCTCTTGTGGTGGGTAAGGTTTACTTGATAActgaaactttttccacattgTTGACAGGtgtaaggcttttctccagtgtgaactttTATATGCCTGTCAAGACTTACTTTATAAGTGAAACGTTTTCCACATTGTTGGCAGGTGTACGGCTTTTCTCCAGTATGAATTTTTATATGCCTGTAAAGACTTACTTTAAGAGTGAAACTTTTCCCACAATGTTGGCATCTGAAAGGGGTTTCCTTAATGTGGACTTTAAGGTTTCCTTGTTGATTATTACTCTTTCCAGACCGAAGGCAAGTGAAATCACTTCTAGTTTTTCCAGTCTTTTGAGCTTTTTTTAGTGTGGAAATCTTTTCAGCATGTGAACACCTAAAATATTTGTTTCCAGCTGTGAAATCAGGCTGATTCTCGTATTGATCTTTCTCTTCAATGTCATTGAgtacttctttctcttttttcaaCACCAGGTCtaaggtaaaaaaacaaacaaaagttatCCCCAGTTTAATGCCACAATACaacaaacatcaaaacatttaGGTAATGCATAAAAATCAACAACGTGTAGAGTATGCTTGATCCTGCACCAGAGGTGTCCAAACCTGCTCTGAAGGACCACTGTCCTACTTGTCCCAATAAACCTGCCAGAAACTCTCAACTCAGGCCCTTGAAACCCCCTTTCCTTCAGAGTCTAGCTCCAACCCtaatgatcaaacacacctgaacatgctaatcaaggtcttctgtATTATTTGAAAGCTGAAGAGTAGAAAGCTCTATTTGAACGCTTGAGTTTGCAGAAAAGTGGACATTGAGGGCTagagtttaattatttatttaaccaggaaagagGACTCACTGAGATAAAAATCTCTTTTACAGGTGTgtcctggccaagataggcagcTGAGTTTACATAGACAATTTTACATTGAAgttacaacacacaaacataaacaaacatcaTTTCATAGATATAAAAACATGCATCTGATTAGAAACATTTACACACCATTAAATTACTCTGATGATTgtgtaataaatatttgaagtGACCACAAGATACTAAATTTTTTAACTTTATAGGGCAATTTCTGTTTAATGAGACCGCAAAGATAAGAGGGCAAATAACCCAATATAGCTTTGTAAATCAAGAGATAACAATGCTTTTGCCTTCTGATATTCAACGGCGACCAACCAACCATTTTGTATAGGTCACAATGGTGTGTTGAAAATCTACAGCCAGCTATAAATCTAAGAGCACCATGGTACAGAGCATCCAAAGAAACAAGAAGATAAGAGGGCACATGCTGATACACTACATCCCCGTAGTCAAGAACTGTTAAAAAGCTAGCAGATACTAGTTTCTTCCTCgcattaaatgaaaaacatgacttgtttctaaaataaaatccacatTTTTCTTAAGTTTTTGCCTCAGATGTTTGATATGTGAACCAAAAACGTAATGTATTATCGATAATAATACCAAGGTATTTGTACTCTGATACTGATGTATTTAGACTACCCTGAAAAGTCAGAAGAgaaattgaattttcagcagaaatTTGCTGAGTTCGACAATAacatacatttagtttttttctcatttaagaCCAGCTTCAAGGCACAAAACATTTTTTGGATTATATCGAAAGCAGACTGTAAAAAGGCTACAGATTGTTGCTTAGAGGGAGCTGAACAATATATAATAGTGTCATCAGCGTAAAAATGGAACCTtgtattttcaatattaaaatctaaacaatttatatatatggtGAACAATAGTGGTCCTAGCACAGATCCTTGAGGGACTCCCCTAACGACCTCTAATGGATCTGACCGAATACCTTCCATCTGGACACATTGGGATCTTCCCCTTAATAAGAGCTAAACCACAAGATAACATTTTATGATAGTCCTACTGATCGAAGCCTTTTTAGTAACATGTCATGCTCCTCAGTGTCGAAGGCCTTTGATAAGTCGAAAAAAAGACATGCACAGTGTTTCTTGTCATCTAAGGACTCcactatatcattcaaaactTTTAAAACGGCTGTAGATGTACTGTATCCTTCACGGAAACCGGATTGGTTAGTAGACAGAATATTATGAGTATATAAATACTTTGTCAATTGCAACTAATTTTTCCAAGATTTTCGAGATAGTACACAGTTTAGATATAGGTCTATAATTGTCCATTAAAGAAGGATCACCCCCTTTGGACAAAGGAACGACGAATGCTGACTTCCAGATCATTGgaattttgtttgttaataaagaAAGGTTAAACAAATACGTCAGTGAGGGTGAAATAAGATCAGCCgctaattttaaaaacaatggaGCAATATCGTCAGGACCTGGCGATTTATTTACATCCAGTTCCTTTAAAGCAGAACAGACGTCAGAGCAAGTAATTTGTTCAAAAGCAAACTCATTTTGCCATAGATTACGTTCTGCTTCAAGAAAATCTCAATTAGAATGTGTATAACTATTTGTTTGAATTAAAGACCCTGATTCtataaaatttgtattaaaaCTATTAAGCATTTGCTTTTTATCTACGATTTTAATAGAATCTTTAATAATACTGGAAGGAAGGTCTGTAGTTTTATTACCAGTTAAGAGCTTAATATCCCCCCAAAACTTCCTAGAGTTTGTTGAATTATCAAGGAAATAATCTGATTTAGCCTTTCTGGTCGCCACCGTGCATTTATTTCGAAGCTGTCTAAAGTGCAGCCTATCAGAACTTTGATTTGTTTGTCTAGCCTTAGCCCATGCAGCATCACGTTCTTGAATGAGATCACGTAATGCAATCGAAAACCACGGATTATCACGACATTTAACTCTAGTTTTTTTATGGGTGcgtgcttattaataattagcataaaattgtcataaaaatattCCCATGCGCAATCAACATACGGTATTAGAATAATTTTGTTCCAATCAATTTGAACAAGATCGTATAAGAATGCTTGTTCATAGAAATATTTCATGAAACGTCTCGTAATAATTTTTGGATTTTGCTGAGTTAACTTCATGTTTCTAACTACTGCACCAAAACAGTGGTCACTAATATCATTGGCAAATACAGAAACTGACGAGTATTTATGTGGGACATTTGTAATAAGATCTATTAATGTAGATTTTTCCATAGATTTCGAGTTAGGCCTAGTTGGTGAATCTACTAATTGAAAAAGATTTAGATTATCACAAAGCACTTTTAATTGATCGGATATTGTATGCATCCAATTTAAGTTAAAATCACCTAATAAGACCAGttctttataatttaaagaagccGACAAATTCATTACTAAATGCAAAGTACAACTAGTTGCCCGACGGAGGTCTGTAACAACCAGCTATGGTGAGCTGCA from Carassius gibelio isolate Cgi1373 ecotype wild population from Czech Republic chromosome A22, carGib1.2-hapl.c, whole genome shotgun sequence encodes the following:
- the LOC127942771 gene encoding gastrula zinc finger protein XlCGF8.2DB-like — encoded protein: CLLYCGIKLGITFVCFFTLDLVLKKEKEVLNDIEEKDQYENQPDFTAGNKYFRCSHAEKISTLKKAQKTGKTRSDFTCLRSGKSNNQQGNLKVHIKETPFRCQHCGKSFTLKVSLYRHIKIHTGEKPYTCQQCGKRFTYKVSLDRHIKVHTGEKPYTCQQCGKSFSYQVNLTHHKRIHTGEKPYTCPQCGKSFCHQGNLSHHLRIHTGEKPYTCQQCGKSFCHQGSLNHHMKIHIGETPFSCQHCGKSFTYKGCLDRHIKVHTGEKPYTCQQCGKSFCHQGNLSHHLRIHTGEKPYTCQQCGKSYRHQGTLSHHMRIHIGETPFSCQHCGKSFAYKGSLDRPREKPYTCSHCGKSFAPHANLKVHMRIHTGERPFTCQQCGKSFSHKGTWT